The Kaustia mangrovi genome has a segment encoding these proteins:
- a CDS encoding FecR family protein, which yields MEPKRKQVRRARSGILAVGLLLTGVSLAAMEANAAPQVGVNAAVRGEVFVTGARDENKRRAQVSEEVYSGDVVETLRQSALQILLLDETVFTVGQNCRMTIDEFVYDPSTSLGEVAATITKGAFRFITGRIGTANPSNVSLKTPASTIGIRGTIGEGAVGEDAVRLCRTAGVQGPFDPNGASLVVSRGPGPRRNSFDKRARIVLSSANGEVELAEPGFAACVPAPGRAPVGPFKLTPDMAVYFDRWLRSTPSGPGVNPYGGDEPGSKLSGQDKFNTPAPDTDVFPDPRNEEIFDSNIPDFFGGKCNDYYEC from the coding sequence ATGGAGCCGAAGCGAAAACAGGTCAGGCGGGCACGCTCGGGGATCCTCGCCGTCGGCCTTCTGCTAACCGGTGTGTCGCTCGCCGCGATGGAGGCGAATGCCGCGCCGCAGGTCGGCGTGAACGCCGCCGTGCGCGGCGAGGTGTTCGTGACCGGCGCGCGCGACGAGAACAAGCGCCGCGCGCAGGTGAGCGAGGAGGTCTATTCCGGCGACGTGGTGGAGACGCTGCGCCAGTCCGCGCTGCAGATCCTGCTCTTGGACGAGACGGTCTTCACCGTCGGCCAGAACTGCCGGATGACCATAGACGAGTTCGTCTACGATCCCTCCACCTCGCTCGGCGAGGTGGCCGCGACCATTACCAAGGGTGCGTTCCGCTTCATCACGGGCCGCATCGGCACGGCCAACCCCTCCAACGTGTCGCTGAAGACGCCGGCCTCCACCATCGGCATTCGCGGAACCATCGGCGAAGGCGCGGTGGGCGAGGATGCGGTCAGGCTGTGCCGGACGGCGGGCGTTCAGGGGCCGTTCGATCCGAACGGTGCGAGCCTTGTCGTCTCGCGCGGGCCGGGGCCCCGGCGAAACAGCTTCGACAAGCGTGCCCGCATCGTCCTGTCGAGCGCCAACGGGGAAGTCGAGCTCGCCGAGCCGGGCTTTGCCGCCTGCGTCCCGGCGCCGGGCAGGGCGCCCGTCGGGCCCTTCAAGTTGACGCCCGACATGGCGGTCTATTTCGACCGCTGGCTGCGCTCCACGCCCTCAGGCCCCGGCGTGAACCCCTATGGCGGCGACGAGCCCGGCAGCAAGCTGAGCGGGCAGGACAAGTTCAACACACCGGCGCCGGATACGGACGTGTTCCCCGATCCGCGCAACGAGGAGATTTTCGACTCCAATATCCCGGATTTCTTCGGCGGCAAATGCAACGACTATTACGAATGCTGA
- a CDS encoding DUF2860 family protein — protein sequence MAVVTAILALAPSARAEEIAYSQILANPDDLKLTYDYARQEARRGRLQRAASSLERLLLLEPEWDSARLFYAIVLYRLDDAPGAIRELEILRLRELTVSQRMEVERYLALAKRRNATTRGYGSVSLGARYDTNRNLAPDAEFGVVEGFEVPLDNQKRDDGAFVSQGSLRLEHSLETGQGDFLFAQADGWLNEQFNVNEQDFLAGRAEVGGTFYSGDFAITPFGFYSTLAMDGDHYLDRYGGGLRLGYTLSQDVTLTAHGVGFYEDYHKTSTSSVGSARDGGLFEGGAGFEWRLDPYSTVTLAAAYLGKDARDDSFAYDGVRAYLSDLTLIGEGQYVLGELTVWGIFYDAPDPRYDPTRSREDFRLKARIAYGVPLGTVANWAGGELPYALSDITFQVAGAYFYQDSNIANFDFDDFSVEGLLTKRFGF from the coding sequence CTGGCGCTCGCGCCGTCCGCCAGGGCGGAGGAGATCGCATACAGCCAGATCCTCGCCAATCCGGACGATCTCAAGCTGACATACGACTATGCGCGCCAGGAAGCGCGCCGGGGCCGGCTTCAGCGGGCCGCGAGCAGCCTGGAGCGGCTGCTCCTGCTCGAGCCGGAATGGGATTCGGCGCGGTTATTCTACGCCATCGTGCTCTACAGGCTGGACGATGCGCCAGGCGCGATCCGCGAGCTGGAGATCCTGAGGCTGCGCGAGCTCACCGTTTCCCAGCGCATGGAGGTGGAACGCTATCTGGCGCTCGCCAAGCGCCGGAACGCCACGACGCGTGGCTACGGATCGGTCTCGCTCGGCGCGCGCTACGACACCAACCGCAATCTCGCGCCCGACGCGGAATTCGGCGTCGTGGAGGGGTTCGAGGTTCCTCTCGACAACCAGAAGCGCGACGACGGCGCCTTTGTGAGCCAGGGCTCCCTGCGGCTGGAGCATTCGCTGGAGACGGGGCAGGGCGACTTCCTGTTCGCGCAGGCCGACGGCTGGCTCAACGAGCAGTTCAACGTGAACGAGCAGGATTTCCTCGCGGGGCGGGCCGAGGTGGGCGGAACCTTCTATTCCGGCGATTTCGCCATCACGCCTTTCGGGTTCTATTCCACGCTCGCGATGGACGGCGACCATTATCTGGACCGGTATGGCGGCGGGCTCCGGCTCGGCTACACCCTGTCGCAGGACGTGACCCTGACGGCGCATGGCGTCGGCTTCTACGAGGATTATCACAAGACCTCCACCTCGAGCGTCGGCAGCGCGCGCGACGGCGGGCTCTTCGAGGGCGGGGCGGGGTTCGAATGGCGGCTCGATCCCTACAGTACCGTCACGCTGGCCGCTGCCTATCTCGGCAAGGATGCCCGCGACGACAGCTTCGCCTATGACGGGGTGCGGGCCTATTTGTCCGACCTCACGCTGATCGGCGAGGGACAGTATGTGCTGGGCGAGCTCACCGTATGGGGCATCTTCTACGATGCGCCCGATCCGCGCTACGATCCCACGCGCTCGCGGGAGGATTTCCGGCTGAAGGCGCGCATCGCCTACGGCGTGCCTCTCGGCACGGTGGCGAACTGGGCGGGCGGAGAGCTGCCCTATGCGCTCTCCGACATCACTTTCCAGGTCGCCGGCGCCTATTTCTATCAGGACTCGAATATCGCGAATTTCGATTTCGACGATTTCTCCGTCGAGGGGCTGCTTACCAAGCGGTTCGGGTTCTGA